A window of Fervidobacterium sp. genomic DNA:
ACACATCGAATAATCCCACTCTTTTCATTATTCTAATCATTGTTGTTGATTCTCCGCCTGGTATTATAAGGGCATCTATTTTTTCAAGGTCTTCCGGTGTACGAACTATGTGAGTCTGATACCCAAGTTTTTCTATTATCCATTTGTGTTCTCTAAAATCTCCTTGTATTCCCGAGACTCCTATTATCATCTTTTACCATCCTCTTTCTTGTAGTCTGACTTCAAGTGTTTCAATTTCAAGTCCTTCCATAGGTTCACCTATGTCTTCAGAAATTTTCAGTAGCATTTCTGGATCATTCCAGTATGTAACTGCCATAACAATGGATTTCGCCATTTTCATCGGATCTTTTGATTTAAATATTCCACTACCTACGAATACTCCATCTGCTCCAAGCATCATCATGAGTGCAGCATCAGCTGGTGTGGCAACGCCACCAGCGGCAAAGTTAACAACTGGCAGCCTCCCAAGTTCTTTAACTTGTTGGACAAGTTCAACAGGTGCACCTATTTCCTTTGCATATGTAACTATCTCTTCGTAAGGCAGGTTTTGAACTTTTCTGATTTCAGCCATAACAGTTCTCATGTGCTTGACTGCCTCAACGATGTTTCCAGTACCAGCCTCTCCCTTTGTTCTTATCATAGCAGCTCCTTCGGCTATTCTTCTCAATGCTTCTCCAAGGTTTCTTGCACCACAAACGAATGGTACTTTGAATTCGTGCTTGTTTATGTGATATTTGTCATCAGCAGGTGTTAGAACTTCTGATTCGTCTATGAAATCTACTCCAAGTGCTTCTAGGATCCTTGCCTCTGCGATATGACCAATTCTGACTTTTGCCATAACAGGTATCGAAACTGCTTCCATTATTTCTTTTATTTTGGCAATACTTGCCATTCTTGCAACTCCTCCGGCTTTTCTTATATCCGCTGGTACCCTTTCGAGTGCCATGACAGCTACCGCCCCAGCTTCTTCAGCTATCTTGGCTTGTTCTGCGGTGGTAACGTCCATTATGACTCCACCTTTGAACATTTCGGCAAATCCCTTTTTTATTTCCCATGTGCCTTTTTCCATAAGTTTATTCCTCCTTTCAGTATTATAAATCCCTTTTTCATCAGACGATTACTGTCTCTGTATATTCTCCGAATACGTCCCTGAGTGCGTTACTTATTTCACCAACTGTTGCATATGCTTTTACCGCTTCGAGAACATATGGGAAGAGATTTTCGTTTGTGGATGCGACTTCCTTTATTTTGGTCAATATTTTCTTCACTTTATCGTTGTCTCTGCGTTCTCTAAGTTTTTTAAGTCGTTCTTTTTGTTTCATTTCAAGTTCAGGATCTACCTTTAGTATTTGCTTTTGGTTCAGATTTTCTTTTATCGTGAACTTGTTAACACCTACTATTACCTCTTCTCCTTTTTCAATTGCTAGTTGTTGTTTATAAGCACTTTCATGAATTTCTTTCTGTACATAACCTGTTTCTATTGCTTTGATCATTCCACCAAGTTGGTCAATTTTTTCTATGTATTCCATTGCTCTTTTCTCTATTTCGTTCGTCATTGCCTCGATGACGTATGAGCCTGCAAGTGGATCGATTGTATCTGCTACACCTGACTCGTATGCAATTATTTGCTGAGTTCTTAACGCTATCCTTGCTGATTCTTCTGTTGGTAAGGCAAGTGCTTCGTCATAACTGTTTGTATGCAATGATTGGGTACCACCAAGAACAGCTGCCAATGCTTGTATTGTAACTCTTATTATGTTATTCATAGGCTGTTGTGCAGTTAAAGTGGAACCTCCTGTTTGTGTGTGGAATCTGAGTTTCATTGCTTCTGGATCTGTGACGTTGAATCTTTTCTTCATTATCTTTGCCCACAGTCTTCTTGCTGCTCTGAATTTTGCTATCTCTTCAAGGAAATTGTTGTGTGCCGCAAAGAAGAAAGATAGTCTTTTACCAAAGACGTTTGGATCGAGCCCAGCTCTTATTGCAGCTTCAACGTAAGTAATTCCATCCGCAAGTGTAAATGCAACCTCTTGTACCGCTGTTGAACCAGCCTCTCTTATATGATAACCGCTTATGCTTATTGGGTTCCATTTTGGCATGTATTTTGAACAGTATTCAAATATGTCTGTTATTAACCTCATAGATGGTTCAGGTGGGTAGATGTAAGTACCTCTTGCTATGTATTCTTTAAGTATATCATTTTGTATTGTACCACTCAGTTTATCTTGTGATACTCCTTGCTTTTCAGCTACAGCAATGTACATCGCAAGTAAAATCATAGCTGTGCTATTTATAGTCATCGATGTACTAACTTGGTCAAGAGGTATACCATCAAATAATATTTCCATATCTTCTAAAGAATCTATCGCAACACCTACTCTTCCAACTTCACCCTCTGCCATGGGATCATCAGAGTCATATCCTATCTGTGTTGGAAGATCAAACGCAACAGAAAGACCTGTTTGCCCTTGCTCAAGAAGGTATTTATATCTTTTGTTGGATTCTTCAGCTGTTCCAAAACCAGCATACTGTCTCATCGTCCAGTATCTTGCACGGTACATTGTTGGTTGAACGCCACGGGTAAACGGGTATTCACCAGGGAAGCCTAAATCATTTAAGTAATCAAGATTTGCGATATCTTCATGGGTGTAGAGCCTTTTTATTTCGTATCCAGATGTCGAATAAAATGTTTCTTTTCTTTCCGGTACCTTTGATATGGATTTCATCACAACCTCTTCGTATCTTTTTTTCGCTTGTTCAAAGCTTTCATCAACACTTGCCATATTTGAAACCTCCTTTGATTTTTAAATGGAAAGCTCAAAAAAATACTGCGTAAGAATACGTTTGTTTACCCTTTGCTATTAAATAGTTGTCCTTTGTCATTTTGTTGAATGTAAGAATTTGCCATTCGTTTGCCTTCTTCGATTTGTTTGCTCATTTTTTTTAATTCGTTTAGTTTTTGAGTCAATATTTCTTGTCGTTTCTTGTCTCGTTCATAAATTTCTCCGAGTATTTCCTGAGATAGAAAAGCTAAAATTTGTTGACGTTTGTCAAGTAACTCGTTAAGTTTTTCGTAATCTTCATCTTCTATGGCTTTATCTATTTCTTCTTCTATTTTCAAAATATCAATTTGTTCATGATTCATTATTTTCACCTCTTAATCTTTGGTGAATTTGTTTCATGGACTTTTTGGTTAATGGATGCAAAAAATTCGGATCGAGTTCGCACATGGGTTGAACGAAAAATATTCGGTTTTCAAAGTCGTAGTGTGGTACTTGAAGATTTTTGTTTTTGATAACCAAATTTCCATAAAAGATTATATCTAAATCTATTATTCGTGGTCCCCACTTTTCTGTTCTGATCCTGCCCATTTCTTGTTCTATTTTAAGAAGCTGCTCTAATAGTTCGTCGGGTGACAAATCTGTATCAATTTCAACAATACAGTTCAAGAAATTCGGTTGATCTAATTTACCATACGGCAAGGTTTCAATTATTTTAGACATGTTTATAATTCGGCTGATCTTTTGTAAATGATGTATAGCTGTTTGTATATTTGCCTCTTTGTCTCCAACATTTGTACCTATACCTATGTATACTTTACCTACTAATTTTTCTAAAACGACATTTGCAAAAGCAAACCCATCATGTGAGAGTGTTGCGTAAAGAAAGTTATACACACCAGATTCCGGTTTTATGTATCTGTGTATGCTTGCGTATATACTGCCATCTCTTCGATTTAGAAAAGATATGTCTTGAAACGAGTTACCATTCAAACCAGTACCAATAGCCTTGAAATAGCTTTCTTTCAGTGCAAATCGTCCAGCTATGTATTCAGGCGTGATTTTTTCTCGCTGACTTCTTTCTTCTTCTGTCAGGATACGTCTTTCAAATTCTATGCCTACGCGCGATATATCTAATACATCGTTGCCTATACCTATTATCAAACTGGGTATCCTCCTTGAAGATTCTCGACAAGATACCAGTCAACTTGTATCTTTTCATCGTATCTTTTCCTTAGGTATTGCTTCCCAACTTCGCCGAGTATAGCATAAATTAATAAATCCTCGTCATTTTGAGCCAAAAGTCCTATTTCCTTTTTTCTTTTTTCAAGTTCAGGTTCTATGTAATCTGCTGCTCTTCCATCTATTGGCTTTTCGTCACCAAGAATCTTTTTAGCAAGTTCTTCGTCAATCGGAGCTGGCGGTTTACCGTATAGACCTTTGACATAGTCTTTGACTTCTTTGGTGACTTTTGAATATCTCTCACCAGTCATAACGTTAAGTACAGCCTGTACACCTACTATTTGACTTGTTGGTGTAACAAGTGGTGGGTAACCAAGATCTGCACGAACTCTTGGAATTTCTTCGAGTACTTCATCAAGCTTGTGAAGCATTTTTTGTTCTGATAGCTGCTTTACAAGATTTGAATACATGCCACCTGGCACTTGAGATGTTATGATTCTGTGATCAATAGTGTACATTTTGACATCATAGTTTTCATACTTTTTTCTAACATCCCAAAGATATTTTACTATTTCATCTACTTTTTTCCAATCTATCGGTGGCAATTTTTTGTATTCAGAAAATGAATAATATATCGATTCAAAAGCTGGTTGGCTGGTGGTCATAGCAAATGGGGAAAATGCAGTATCCACAATATCAGCACCTGCTAAAAATGATGTTAGATATGCAAGTTCACCAAGTCCTGCGGTTGCATGAGTATGTACTTCAACCGGTAAATCGAACCTTTTCTTTAAGCTTTCAACAAGTTCTCCGGCAATCTTAGGTGTTAAGAGTCCAGCCATGTCTTTTATACATAAGGAGTGTACTCCTCTTTCAACAAGCAATTGCGCGTAATTCAGAAAGTAGTCAAGCGTATGGACGGGGCTTATAGTGTAAGATATCGCACCTTGTACGTGCGCACCATGCTTTAAAGCAACTTCTATGCTTTTCTCAAGATTTCTTATGTCATTCAACGCATCAAAGACCCTGATCACATCTACACCATTTTCTATCGCTTTTCTTACAAATAATTCAACTACATCGTCAGCATAATGTCTATATCCAACAAGATTTTGTCCACGTAAAAGCATCTGTGTTTTGCCGTTTTTTAATTTCTTCTTTATCTGTCTGATTCTTTCCCAAGGGTCCTCGTTAAGATATCTAACACAAACATCAAAAGTCGCTCCACCCCAAACTTCGAGAGCTTGAAATCCAAGTCCATCTACTACTTCTATAATTCCAAGTATGTCGCTCGTGCTCATTCTTGTAGCTATCAAAGATTGGTGCCCGTCTCTGAAAGTTGTATCTGTGAATAGCGAAAGCATGTTATCACCTTCTTGGATTAATTTTAAAAAGTTTTACGTGACTAAAACTATTATAGCACCTTATGTGGAAGTGTGAAATATTATAAAATGTGAAAAGTGAGCCTATGAATATGTAAAACTTGCCCAAACATTATTTTGTATATCTTAGCTTATTCTTTTTTTCTGTGATATAATTTTCTTGATGTTTGTCGACAGCAAGATAACAGGATGGTACAAGAGGAGGGATTTGATCTATTTATGCAAACAGGGCGAGAGATCGAAAGAGGTTTGGATAGGTACACATCTAAATCGGAACGGAAAAGCAAAGAATTGGGAAGATGGGAGTATTACTTCTTAATACTTGTTGGCTTTATAACATTTGTTTTTGGTTTTATATCCCTTGCAGTTTACCTTGCAGTTTTGTATTTAGCACCCATTGTGTCGAACTTGACGGGATTGACATTTGTTGATTCGAGGTACTTGTTATTCATTCTACTCTTAATTGCGGCAAGTGGCTTTTTTACAAGTACATATCCGTTTTCCAAAGCTGTTGGAGGTAATGCCTCGTTTCATATAATTTTTGCCTTCATCGCTTCCGGTGTTAGTTTGGCTGTTCAAGTTTATAAACTTGCTTTCACAGGTCCAACATGGATAGGGATTGATTTACTTCAAGACAAGGGTAATACTATTGAAATGATGTACCTTTCTGCAATATATTTTTCCTTTAACCTTATTTTGTTCGTCTTACAATTCACTGTTCTGAGGAAGGAATTTTCTGAGTAAGGTTGTGATCTTGTATGAAAGTGCTTGGTATTATCGTAGAGTACAATCCTTTTCACTTTGGTCATTTATATCATTTGAACGAAGCTAAAAGGTTAGTTGAGCCAGACTACACAATCGCTGTTATGAGTGGCAACTTTTGTCAACGTGGCGAACCTGCAATAATCAATAAGTTTGCACGTGCTGAGATTGCACTTAGAAATGGGGTAGATATAGTATTCGAACTTCCAACGGTCTATGCAATTCAGGATGCTGGTGGTTTTGCAATTGGCTCTGTTGGGATATTGCA
This region includes:
- the folK gene encoding 2-amino-4-hydroxy-6-hydroxymethyldihydropteridine diphosphokinase is translated as MIIGIGNDVLDISRVGIEFERRILTEEERSQREKITPEYIAGRFALKESYFKAIGTGLNGNSFQDISFLNRRDGSIYASIHRYIKPESGVYNFLYATLSHDGFAFANVVLEKLVGKVYIGIGTNVGDKEANIQTAIHHLQKISRIINMSKIIETLPYGKLDQPNFLNCIVEIDTDLSPDELLEQLLKIEQEMGRIRTEKWGPRIIDLDIIFYGNLVIKNKNLQVPHYDFENRIFFVQPMCELDPNFLHPLTKKSMKQIHQRLRGENNES
- the pdxS gene encoding pyridoxal 5'-phosphate synthase lyase subunit PdxS; protein product: MEKGTWEIKKGFAEMFKGGVIMDVTTAEQAKIAEEAGAVAVMALERVPADIRKAGGVARMASIAKIKEIMEAVSIPVMAKVRIGHIAEARILEALGVDFIDESEVLTPADDKYHINKHEFKVPFVCGARNLGEALRRIAEGAAMIRTKGEAGTGNIVEAVKHMRTVMAEIRKVQNLPYEEIVTYAKEIGAPVELVQQVKELGRLPVVNFAAGGVATPADAALMMMLGADGVFVGSGIFKSKDPMKMAKSIVMAVTYWNDPEMLLKISEDIGEPMEGLEIETLEVRLQERGW
- a CDS encoding flagellar protein FliT encodes the protein MNHEQIDILKIEEEIDKAIEDEDYEKLNELLDKRQQILAFLSQEILGEIYERDKKRQEILTQKLNELKKMSKQIEEGKRMANSYIQQNDKGQLFNSKG
- a CDS encoding methylmalonyl-CoA mutase family protein, producing MASVDESFEQAKKRYEEVVMKSISKVPERKETFYSTSGYEIKRLYTHEDIANLDYLNDLGFPGEYPFTRGVQPTMYRARYWTMRQYAGFGTAEESNKRYKYLLEQGQTGLSVAFDLPTQIGYDSDDPMAEGEVGRVGVAIDSLEDMEILFDGIPLDQVSTSMTINSTAMILLAMYIAVAEKQGVSQDKLSGTIQNDILKEYIARGTYIYPPEPSMRLITDIFEYCSKYMPKWNPISISGYHIREAGSTAVQEVAFTLADGITYVEAAIRAGLDPNVFGKRLSFFFAAHNNFLEEIAKFRAARRLWAKIMKKRFNVTDPEAMKLRFHTQTGGSTLTAQQPMNNIIRVTIQALAAVLGGTQSLHTNSYDEALALPTEESARIALRTQQIIAYESGVADTIDPLAGSYVIEAMTNEIEKRAMEYIEKIDQLGGMIKAIETGYVQKEIHESAYKQQLAIEKGEEVIVGVNKFTIKENLNQKQILKVDPELEMKQKERLKKLRERRDNDKVKKILTKIKEVASTNENLFPYVLEAVKAYATVGEISNALRDVFGEYTETVIV
- a CDS encoding pyruvate carboxylase subunit B, with the translated sequence MLSLFTDTTFRDGHQSLIATRMSTSDILGIIEVVDGLGFQALEVWGGATFDVCVRYLNEDPWERIRQIKKKLKNGKTQMLLRGQNLVGYRHYADDVVELFVRKAIENGVDVIRVFDALNDIRNLEKSIEVALKHGAHVQGAISYTISPVHTLDYFLNYAQLLVERGVHSLCIKDMAGLLTPKIAGELVESLKKRFDLPVEVHTHATAGLGELAYLTSFLAGADIVDTAFSPFAMTTSQPAFESIYYSFSEYKKLPPIDWKKVDEIVKYLWDVRKKYENYDVKMYTIDHRIITSQVPGGMYSNLVKQLSEQKMLHKLDEVLEEIPRVRADLGYPPLVTPTSQIVGVQAVLNVMTGERYSKVTKEVKDYVKGLYGKPPAPIDEELAKKILGDEKPIDGRAADYIEPELEKRKKEIGLLAQNDEDLLIYAILGEVGKQYLRKRYDEKIQVDWYLVENLQGGYPV